A portion of the Hyalangium minutum genome contains these proteins:
- the tssD gene encoding type VI secretion system tube protein TssD, whose protein sequence is MAETVHLFLKANGTDIKGESTQVSLGRQDSIECVYYEQAVITAREAGSGIATGRRQYQPLLVRKRIDKSSPLLMKALCENQAIDATFKFFRPNPTGDGTTEQFYTVGFKKGRIASIKQVVPDTIVPASSTEPPLEEVTFVFHTIGWTYTNGGVTHEDTWDQQR, encoded by the coding sequence ATGGCCGAGACAGTACACCTGTTCCTCAAGGCGAACGGGACGGACATCAAGGGTGAGAGCACGCAGGTGAGCCTGGGCCGCCAGGATTCCATCGAGTGCGTCTACTACGAGCAGGCGGTCATCACCGCGCGCGAGGCTGGCTCCGGCATCGCCACGGGCCGCCGCCAGTACCAGCCGCTGCTGGTGCGTAAGCGCATCGACAAGTCCTCGCCGCTGCTGATGAAGGCGCTGTGCGAGAACCAGGCGATCGACGCCACCTTCAAGTTCTTCCGCCCCAACCCCACCGGCGACGGCACCACCGAGCAGTTCTACACGGTGGGCTTCAAGAAGGGCCGCATCGCCAGCATCAAGCAGGTGGTGCCGGACACCATCGTCCCGGCCAGCTCCACCGAGCCGCCGCTCGAGGAAGTGACTTTCGTGTTCCACACCATCGGGTGGACGTACACCAACGGTGGCGTGACGCACGAGGACACCTGGGATCAGCAGCGCTGA